The Hymenobacter sp. 5317J-9 genome has a window encoding:
- a CDS encoding BT_3928 family protein, whose protein sequence is MSIPSSLTAAAPAPHPLRILTRVAWFLLGAIFIFSGLVKLNDPVGTAYKLEEYFEVFAESLPAIGGFFLWFKDLSRTLSIVLSSLEVILGVALLLRWHLKIILWALLGLLVFFGFLTFYSAAFNKVTDCGCFGDFIKLTPWTSFFKDLFLLVLWAIVFFNQRFLRHSFVQGTLGVMVMTFASAIAIGIGVRALGHLPYFDFLPYKVGADIHKLMKPAEPARYRYTMTRNGETKEFDQYPTDTTWKYQAMTSLNPKESTPAVTDFEISDVDGNSYTQELLKGNKLVLIVQNTNKTDRDRFDAINALMEGAAKSRRGITALTITSTSAPKFDSFRHDVNLAGPYYFADATVLKSIIRSNPGLMVLSNGVIKAKYHYHDIPPLYEVERLMKAPAAK, encoded by the coding sequence ATGTCAATTCCTAGTTCACTTACCGCGGCGGCTCCGGCGCCCCACCCCTTGCGCATCCTCACGCGCGTTGCGTGGTTTTTGCTGGGGGCCATCTTCATTTTCTCGGGCTTGGTCAAGCTGAACGACCCGGTGGGCACGGCTTACAAGCTCGAAGAATATTTTGAGGTATTTGCCGAGTCGCTGCCGGCCATCGGCGGGTTCTTTTTGTGGTTTAAAGACCTGTCGCGCACGCTGTCCATCGTGCTCAGCTCCTTAGAAGTGATTCTGGGCGTGGCGCTGCTGCTGCGCTGGCACCTGAAAATCATTCTGTGGGCGCTGCTGGGGCTGCTGGTGTTTTTCGGCTTCCTCACTTTCTACTCGGCCGCTTTCAACAAGGTGACCGACTGCGGCTGCTTCGGCGACTTCATCAAGCTCACGCCCTGGACGTCGTTTTTCAAGGACCTGTTCCTGCTGGTGCTGTGGGCCATCGTGTTTTTCAACCAGCGGTTTTTGCGGCACTCCTTCGTGCAGGGCACGCTGGGCGTGATGGTGATGACTTTTGCCTCGGCCATTGCCATTGGCATTGGGGTGCGGGCGCTGGGCCACCTCCCCTACTTCGACTTCCTGCCCTACAAGGTGGGCGCCGACATTCACAAGCTGATGAAGCCCGCCGAGCCGGCCCGCTACCGCTACACGATGACGCGCAACGGCGAAACCAAGGAGTTTGACCAATACCCCACCGACACCACCTGGAAATACCAGGCCATGACCTCGCTCAACCCCAAGGAGTCGACCCCGGCCGTGACCGATTTCGAAATAAGCGACGTGGACGGCAACTCCTACACCCAGGAACTGCTGAAGGGCAACAAGCTGGTGCTCATCGTGCAAAACACAAACAAGACGGACCGCGACCGGTTCGATGCCATCAACGCCCTGATGGAGGGCGCCGCCAAGTCGCGCCGCGGCATCACGGCCCTTACCATCACGAGCACCAGCGCGCCCAAGTTCGACTCGTTCCGCCACGACGTGAACCTGGCCGGCCCCTACTACTTTGCCGATGCCACGGTGCTCAAGTCCATCATCCGGTCCAACCCCGGCCTGATGGTGCTCAGCAACGGCGTGATTAAAGCCAAGTACCACTACCACGACATTCCGCCGCTGTACGAGGTAGAGCGGCTGATGAAAGCGCCAGCGGCGAAATAA
- a CDS encoding acyltransferase — MPAPRPAVAPTEPAPKLAYIDALRGLAILGVVLVHCVLFGTELHGLNIWVRNLFDVGNRGVQLFFLVSAFTLCRSAEARRGEAHPTRNFLLRRLFRIAPIYWLGVLLYGVAWMPLTGHPSDATPANVLANLTFLNGLSPHWMNHPVPGGWSISVEVWFYALAPWLFASLRTADRAARFVAISIAMAIGGTLLLLPRPLIADATLWWQYLLWCFPSQLPHFGLGILLYRMSGGPAASRRLRRSTWALLAGAGLAVLLTIRPVGGSLHYVFGVLFFGLTWALSRGALRLLVNRVSTFLGTISYCLYLSHFMVLYALERFGVAQLVPATTTASALLGIGVRFCLVLGLGSALSVVLHRWVELPGQRLGAYLIRRLPS; from the coding sequence GTGCCTGCCCCACGCCCCGCCGTTGCCCCCACCGAGCCGGCGCCCAAGCTTGCGTACATCGACGCGCTGCGAGGCCTGGCCATTCTGGGTGTGGTGTTGGTGCACTGCGTGTTGTTTGGCACCGAGCTGCATGGGCTGAACATCTGGGTGCGCAACCTATTTGACGTGGGCAACCGCGGCGTGCAGCTGTTTTTCCTCGTGAGTGCCTTCACCTTGTGCCGCTCCGCCGAAGCCAGGCGCGGCGAAGCACATCCCACCCGAAATTTTTTGCTGCGCCGCCTGTTCCGCATTGCCCCTATCTATTGGCTGGGCGTGCTGCTCTACGGCGTGGCCTGGATGCCGCTGACCGGGCACCCCAGCGACGCGACCCCGGCCAACGTGCTGGCCAACCTCACCTTTCTAAACGGCCTGAGCCCGCACTGGATGAACCACCCCGTGCCCGGCGGCTGGAGCATTAGCGTGGAAGTGTGGTTCTACGCCCTTGCGCCGTGGCTATTTGCAAGCCTGCGCACCGCCGACCGGGCCGCACGCTTTGTGGCCATTAGTATAGCGATGGCCATCGGTGGCACGTTGCTGCTGCTGCCCCGCCCGCTCATTGCCGACGCCACGCTCTGGTGGCAGTACTTGCTCTGGTGCTTTCCGAGCCAGCTGCCCCACTTTGGGTTGGGGATACTGCTGTACCGAATGAGCGGCGGGCCGGCCGCAAGCCGCCGGCTGCGCCGCTCCACGTGGGCGCTGCTGGCGGGCGCTGGCCTGGCGGTGCTGCTTACCATTCGGCCGGTGGGCGGCAGCTTGCATTACGTGTTTGGCGTCCTGTTCTTCGGCCTGACCTGGGCCCTGAGCCGCGGGGCGTTGCGCCTGCTGGTCAACCGGGTTAGCACATTCCTTGGCACCATCAGCTATTGCCTATACCTCTCCCACTTCATGGTGCTGTATGCGTTGGAACGTTTCGGCGTGGCGCAGCTGGTGCCGGCCACCACCACGGCTTCGGCGCTGCTCGGCATTGGGGTGCGGTTTTGCCTGGTGCTGGGGCTAGGTTCGGCCCTGAGCGTCGTGCTCCACAGGTGGGTGGAACTTCCGGGACAACGCCTGGGGGCTTACCTAATCCGGCGCCTGCCTTCGTGA
- a CDS encoding DUF1599 domain-containing protein, with protein MNTPDHYDLLLARCRALFLAKTHDYGTAWRILRLPSVTDQIFIKANRIRTIQETGVQLVADDVNEEFVAIINYCLIALMQLHLPADTPLDMTPEAVAAAYDDEAAENRRLLLAKNHDYGEAWRQMRVSSITDLILMKLHRVKQLEDIGGDAWVSESVEGSYRDMLNYAVFALILRGEQ; from the coding sequence TTGAATACTCCCGACCACTACGACCTGCTGCTGGCCCGCTGCCGCGCCTTGTTCCTGGCCAAAACCCACGACTACGGCACGGCCTGGCGCATCCTGCGCCTGCCTTCGGTCACGGACCAGATTTTCATCAAAGCCAACCGCATTCGGACCATTCAGGAAACGGGCGTGCAGCTGGTGGCCGACGACGTGAACGAGGAGTTCGTGGCCATCATCAACTACTGCCTCATTGCCCTGATGCAGCTGCATCTGCCCGCCGACACGCCCCTCGACATGACGCCCGAGGCCGTGGCGGCAGCCTACGACGACGAAGCCGCCGAAAACCGCCGCCTGCTGCTGGCCAAAAACCACGACTACGGCGAAGCCTGGCGCCAGATGCGCGTGTCGAGCATCACCGACCTCATCCTGATGAAGCTGCACCGCGTGAAGCAGCTCGAAGACATTGGCGGCGACGCCTGGGTGAGCGAAAGCGTGGAAGGCAGCTACCGCGACATGCTGAACTACGCCGTGTTCGCGCTGATTTTGCGCGGGGAGCAATAG
- the folP gene encoding dihydropteroate synthase, translating into MRSPVIHPFTHSPIHTLLSPHGRLLSLRRPQVMGILNLTPDSFFEGSRVESEKDLLARAEAMLKAGAAVLDLGAYSTRPGAADISEAEETQRLLPAVEALRREFPDAFLSADTFRAGVAEAAVAAGADLVNDVGGGTLDPKMFATVGRLRVPYVLMHLRGTPQTMAKLTHYEDDLMLTLLRYFRDGVAALRQAGAVDVVLDPGFGFAKTAAQSHELLRRLSELHALGLPVLAGLSRKRMVYGPLGLGPETALNGTTALHVLALQGGARLLRAHDVAEAQQTIELFAHTFPMAE; encoded by the coding sequence ATGCGCTCGCCCGTTATTCACCCATTCACCCATTCACCCATTCACACCTTGCTCAGCCCCCACGGCCGCTTGCTGAGTTTGCGCCGCCCGCAGGTGATGGGCATTCTCAACCTCACGCCCGACTCGTTTTTTGAAGGCAGCCGGGTCGAGTCCGAAAAAGACCTGCTCGCGCGGGCCGAAGCCATGCTGAAAGCCGGCGCCGCCGTGCTCGACCTCGGCGCCTACAGCACCCGCCCCGGCGCCGCCGATATTTCCGAAGCCGAGGAAACCCAGCGCCTGCTGCCCGCCGTGGAGGCACTGCGCCGCGAGTTTCCCGACGCTTTTCTCTCCGCCGATACCTTCCGGGCCGGCGTGGCCGAAGCCGCCGTGGCCGCCGGCGCCGACCTGGTGAACGACGTGGGCGGCGGCACCCTCGACCCCAAAATGTTTGCCACTGTGGGCCGCCTGCGCGTGCCCTACGTGCTGATGCACCTGCGCGGCACGCCCCAAACCATGGCCAAGCTCACGCACTACGAAGACGACCTCATGCTCACCCTGCTGCGTTACTTCCGCGACGGCGTGGCCGCCCTGCGCCAGGCCGGCGCCGTGGATGTGGTGCTCGACCCCGGCTTCGGCTTCGCCAAAACCGCTGCCCAGAGCCACGAGCTGCTGCGCCGCCTGTCCGAGCTGCACGCCCTGGGCCTGCCCGTGCTGGCGGGCCTCTCGCGCAAGCGCATGGTGTACGGCCCGCTGGGCCTGGGCCCCGAAACAGCTCTCAACGGCACCACGGCCCTGCACGTGCTGGCCCTGCAGGGCGGCGCCCGCTTGCTGCGGGCCCACGACGTGGCCGAAGCACAGCAAACCATAGAATTATTTGCCCATACCTTTCCAATGGCGGAATAA
- the cdaA gene encoding diadenylate cyclase CdaA: protein MSGPFPINFLRFGWIDAADVLLVTVLLYQLYKLLRGSVALNVALGLISFYVLYLLVKATGMELLTKILGQFMSVGVLASIILFQQEIRRFLLSVGKATALERMRGWTWGRPAEAAPLSVGPFVEAAKSLSNKYTGALICFAQASDLTSFAESGDRLDAEISKRLLLSIFNKTSPLHDGAVIVAGGRLQAARCILPVSENPDVPASLGLRHRAAIGLSEITDAVVLVVSEETGAMSLVRHGEVHRNLATAELRARLNEWLLSSAGRPAAVPAKSEAAA from the coding sequence ATGTCCGGCCCGTTCCCCATCAATTTCCTGCGCTTCGGCTGGATTGACGCGGCCGACGTGTTGCTGGTGACGGTGCTGCTCTACCAGCTCTACAAGCTGCTGCGCGGCTCGGTGGCCCTCAACGTGGCCCTCGGGCTGATTTCGTTCTACGTGCTTTACCTGCTGGTGAAAGCCACCGGCATGGAGCTGCTCACCAAGATTCTGGGACAGTTTATGAGCGTGGGCGTGCTGGCCAGCATCATTTTGTTTCAGCAGGAAATCCGGCGGTTTTTGCTGAGTGTGGGCAAGGCCACCGCCCTCGAGCGCATGCGCGGCTGGACCTGGGGCCGACCCGCCGAGGCCGCGCCGCTCTCGGTGGGCCCGTTTGTGGAAGCGGCCAAAAGCCTCTCCAATAAGTACACCGGCGCCCTCATCTGCTTCGCTCAGGCCTCGGACCTCACCTCGTTTGCCGAGTCCGGCGACCGCCTCGACGCCGAAATCAGCAAGCGCCTGCTGCTGTCCATCTTCAACAAAACCTCGCCCCTGCACGACGGCGCCGTGATAGTGGCCGGCGGCCGCCTGCAGGCCGCGCGCTGCATCCTGCCGGTGAGCGAAAACCCCGACGTGCCGGCCTCGCTGGGCCTGCGCCACCGCGCCGCCATCGGCCTGAGCGAAATCACCGACGCCGTGGTGCTGGTGGTGAGCGAGGAAACCGGCGCCATGAGCCTGGTGCGCCACGGCGAAGTGCACCGCAACCTGGCCACCGCCGAGCTGCGCGCCCGCCTCAACGAGTGGCTGCTCAGCAGCGCCGGCCGTCCCGCCGCGGTACCGGCCAAGTCGGAGGCCGCGGCCTAA